Genomic DNA from Budorcas taxicolor isolate Tak-1 chromosome 5, Takin1.1, whole genome shotgun sequence:
GCCAGGCAGACACTAGGAAAGAAGAGGCAGACCACAAGAAGCCAAACAATCACCATGGGCTGACTCTAAGTCCTTAGCAGTGTCCAGAGCATTCCTTCTCTGACCAAGGCCCTGTCTTCCATTCAAGGTAGAGTAGCAAATTAACCAATGCCCCACGGTGGCATAAAAGAGACGACATAGATCCCATGGGATCTACACTAACGCTCCCAGGGCTTAGCCAGGTCAAGGATGACAACGACAAGGCATGAGTGTTACTGCACCCCTTCCCATCCCCATGATAGCCATTACTAATCAATCACAGCATTCCTTCTCACGGGGCTACTCAAACCAACGCACCCAGCAGCCCTTATCAATCAATCACTGATTCAAGCTCAGATAACTAAAATCGACATGTGCACCCTATGCAGTCAGACCAAGCCTGCTAATAACATGAGAAAGAGCAAGCTCTGAGTGATTTTGCAACAGATGGCTATAGTCTgttctgccctcctccagaagcaTGTGGATGACTTCTAGAGAAATGCTTCCCTCTCCCATATGCTCCCTCCCTATCCTGGAAGTGCTGGCCAACACCACCTCCCCTGGACAGCTGGTCCCCTAGGAGATGCCATAAAGCAAAATGCCAATTAGGATCCCAATTCTAACTGGCAGTCAGCAGGACTGGCCAACTGCCCACCTCTCCCACATAGGCACTGACTCAGCTTTCAAATTTGGCCAAAGCCAAACAGCACCAATCCCTTTGTCAGTCTATTGTCATGGCCAGCAAAGAGGTAACCAGCTCCAAAGCCCAGTCATCATTCCTACTCCTCTCCCTcgtacccaccccaccccacccctgcacccCGGGAGCTAGTTGAGCTTGTTGCAGATCTCCAGAGCCGCCTTGTAGACCTGAGTGACGTCATCCATGTCCGTGAGGAGGGAGAAGCTGCTGTCTGCCAGCCGGTTCCGGTACCGCTTCAGGTACTGGGGCCGGGGCCGGTTCTGGAGCCCCTCAAAGTCCTGGATCTGGAGGAAATTCTCGGCAGAGACACAGCTGCGGATGCGCTGGCGGGTGGGGCGGTTCTCCTGCAAGTCGAGCAAGTCGAAGGAGTCGCTGGACAGGACGCTGTCATCGCTGATGACGCTGGAAGGCCGGCTGTAGCTCCGGGAGAGGCCCTCGGTGGGGACGCCTGGCTCTAGCAAGGATTCCAGTGTGGGCATTTCAGGGCTGGCCAGGGCCGGGTCCGTGGTGCCCGCTGAGTACTTGCTGCTGTGCTTCAAGATGCCCTTTCTGCGACAGGAGAGGCTGTGGGATGGCACCCTGGCCGGGTccggggggctgggggaggggatgcTGCTGCCCAGCCCATCATTACTGTCCAGCAGCTCTGAAGACTCGCTGCGCTCCGGGGACGAATAGTAACCCGATTCTCTCTGTTGGGTCTTTTTCAGGATGCCTTTCTTGGGCATCGTGACCGACTGTTTGGGGCTGAGTTTACCTGGCACTTCGGCCTCGGGGGGGCTTGGCAGGGGCACGGCAGTCCGGCACAAGTCCTGTTCCAGCTTGAAAGTGGGCGGTAAGGCTGGGCTGACGACACCCTCGATGAAGCCAGTGCTGTGAGAGCGATGCTCGCTGTTGCTCCGCTTCTTCAGGATCCCTTTGGGCCGCTTGGAGCTCAGCTTGGATGGGCTCTCGGGCACCGAGTCCTGGCCAGACTGAGGGAAGTCGTTCTCTTTCTTGGACTTCTTCAGCGACCGCTGACGCTCCAGCACGACCTCAGGGGCCCCAGGTTTGGCCAAGCCTTTTATTTTGGCTTCGGCTTCAGCCTGCAGCCCCGTGGAACGGTGGTGCCAGTCAATAATGCGGGCCAAGAGTGGGGACTCAGAGCTGTGAAGGGCATCACAGTCACAGACACTGCTCTTGTAGCCCCAGTTCACCCACCAGTGGTTGGCGATGTCCTCGATGGTGGCCCGGCGGTCGGGATTCACCATCAGCATCCACCGAATGAGGCCTCGAGCATCTACGGGACAAGAAGCAAAAGGAACaatacatttttttgtttatttttggccgtgcccTGCATGGCATGCGGGACCTTAGttactggaccagggatcaaacccatgccccttgccatggaagtgcagagccctaacctctggatcaccagagaattcTAGGAGCAATACATTTATGGGGGCTTtgggctttgccacagggctgacACTCCAGGAGACACTCATTTGAGGAAAATCCAGAGGAAGCCCTAGTTCAGCCACACTGTGGAGCGGGAagctgcagccttccagactgGACATCAGAAAGCACCAGCCAGACTCAGAGCCACAGGCCAGGGggccatcacagcctggcatGCTTCTTCACACAGGTAACACAATGTCGAATTGCTGAGCTTTCCATCAACTCAGATCTTTATAAAATGGGGAAGACCAGGTAACCAGGAAAGAATCCAGGCCCAAGTCCAAGCAGGGCCCCACCATTCTTTTGGTGGGTATCATCTTACCAAAAGGGAAAACAGGTGTAGATTACCATGACTTTCTTTAGTTCTCCAAAGGTAGACTTATATAAATACACACTGCTTGGGTCATTGGGAAAGTATGTCAGCACAGAGAGGAAATTTTAGGgctaaaatggcaaaaaaaaaaaaaaaaaagaggcttcttatcagagagggagaggcagagaaggatGGAGAGGTGCTCATAGCTGGCACACCTGGGCACTGAAAGGTACTGTGCTCAAGGCTGGCCTGAACCCCAGGGCCTCAGCCAGGCTGAGACCCACACCCAGCGCTCACCTCCTGTCCCTCTCTGATATAATCCACAGCCTACCCAGCTGTCGGATCAGAGAGCTGATCTCTATCTGCTATCCA
This window encodes:
- the NUAK1 gene encoding NUAK family SNF1-like kinase 1 encodes the protein MEGAAAPAAGPDLGPGAPGSPPEAGAIAAPSAAGPEPRKPHGVKRHHHKHNLKHRYELQETLGKGTYGKVKRATERFSGRVVAIKSIRKDKIKDEQDMVHIRREIEIMSSLNHPHIISIYEVFENKDKIVIIMEYASKGELYDYISERRRLSERETRHFFRQIVSAVHYCHKNGVVHRDLKLENILLDDNCNIKIADFGLSNLYQKDKFLQTFCGSPLYASPEIVNGRPYRGPEVDSWALGVLLYTLVYGTMPFDGFDHKNLIRQISSGEYREPTQPSDARGLIRWMLMVNPDRRATIEDIANHWWVNWGYKSSVCDCDALHSSESPLLARIIDWHHRSTGLQAEAEAKIKGLAKPGAPEVVLERQRSLKKSKKENDFPQSGQDSVPESPSKLSSKRPKGILKKRSNSEHRSHSTGFIEGVVSPALPPTFKLEQDLCRTAVPLPSPPEAEVPGKLSPKQSVTMPKKGILKKTQQRESGYYSSPERSESSELLDSNDGLGSSIPSPSPPDPARVPSHSLSCRRKGILKHSSKYSAGTTDPALASPEMPTLESLLEPGVPTEGLSRSYSRPSSVISDDSVLSSDSFDLLDLQENRPTRQRIRSCVSAENFLQIQDFEGLQNRPRPQYLKRYRNRLADSSFSLLTDMDDVTQVYKAALEICNKLN